The nucleotide sequence TCACGACAGAAGTAACAGCGGACTTGATGGCATTCCACACCGTGGTGATGACCGTCTTTATCGCATTCAGCACCGTTGTGACTGTATTTTTGATGGCGTTCCATGCCGTGGTGATAAAGGTCTGGATTGCCGTCACCACCGTGGTGACCACAGTCTTTATCCCGTTCCATATGGTCGTGAACACCGTCTTTATTGCATTCAGCACCGTTGTGATGATGGTTTTGTAAATATTGAAATAGGTGGTGATGATGGTCTTAATCACTTCCACCACTGTACTGAATATGGTTTTTATCCCTTCCCACAGCCCGGAAAAGAAATCCTTGATCCCGTTCCACACCGCCTGCGCTGTGGAGGAAATGGCCTCCCATGCCGCCGTGAAGAAGTTTTTGATTGCCTCCCATACGGCAATGGCGACCTCTTTCACATTTTCCCAGAGGTTGATCCAGAACTGCCGGAAATCCTCATTTGTGTTCCACAGATAAATAAATGCCGCCACCAGTGCCGTAATCGCTGCGATAATGAGGAATATGGGATTGGCAAGCATGGTGGTGTTTAAGGCGGCGAAAGCGGTCTTTACCGTATTGATGACTCCTGCCACCTTCGGCACTATGGTCATAATCGTGCCGACCGCAGACACCACTTTCCCGATGACAATCAGCATCGGCCCAAGAGCCGCCGCAAGGAGCGCGATGGTAGTCACCACTTTCTTCGTCCCCTCGTCCATGCCGTTCAGCCAGTCCACGAACTTCTGCACCCATCCGACAATCATTTTGATGGCGGGCAGCAGAAGCTCCCCAAAAGAAATAGCCAGCCCTTCCAAGGCTGACTTTAAAATCGTGATCTGCCCCTGCAGGTTGTCAAGCTGTGTGTCCGCCATCTGCTGCGCCGCACCGCCGCTGTCAATGATGGACTGCTGCAGGTCATCCCATGTGCTTCCCGTGTTGGCAAGCAGGGCATTCACGGAGGACAGGTCGGTCTTGTTGAAAATCTGCCCGATGATGTTGGACTTCTCCGCCGCCGTCATGCCGTCCATGCTCGTGTTCAGGTCTCCGAGGATGTCATTGAGGGAGCGCATATTCCCCTCGGAATCGTAAACATCCAGACCAAGCTGCTCCATGCAGGCGGCCGCCTTGTCGGTGGGGTTCTGCAGGGAGAGGATGACGTTACGCAGATGTGTGCCGCCCTCCGCACCCTTGATGCCGTTGTTGGCGAGGATGCCAAGTGCCGTGTTCAGCTCCGCCGTGCCGCCCTTCACAGTCTTTGCAGTTGCGCCGATGGTAAGAATTCCCTCGCCGAGCTGCGCCACGGAGGTGTTGGTGGTGGAGGCGGTCTTCGCCATCTGGTCCACCATCGTCCCTGCCTCATCCACGCCCATGCCCAGGGCGGACATGGCATCCGTCACCATGTCCGATGCCGCCGCAAGGTCAATGCCGCCGGCCGCCGCAAGGTTTAAGACGGTGGGGAGCGTGTCGCACATCTGCTGCGTGTCGTACCCGGCAAGGGCAAGGTAGTTCAAAGCCTCCGCGCACTCCGAAGCGGAGAAGGCCGTCTCGCTGCCCATCTTCTTTGCCAGTGCGGAAAGCGTATCCATTGTATTGACGCTCTCGCCGTTGACCGTGGACATGG is from Lachnospiraceae bacterium JLR.KK002 and encodes:
- a CDS encoding phage tail tape measure protein is translated as MANRIKGITVEIGGDTTKLQTALKGVNSSIRDTQSQLKDVEKLLKLDPGNTELLAQKHRLLGEAVAGTKEKLETLKTAAEQANTALANGEITQDQYDALQREIIETENNLRDLERLAGQSAVALQKIAATGEKLKTVGDNISSAGQKLLPVTAGVTALGTAAVSTAANFESSMSQVQATMGITKDAMSTVNGESVNTMDTLSALAKKMGSETAFSASECAEALNYLALAGYDTQQMCDTLPTVLNLAAAGGIDLAAASDMVTDAMSALGMGVDEAGTMVDQMAKTASTTNTSVAQLGEGILTIGATAKTVKGGTAELNTALGILANNGIKGAEGGTHLRNVILSLQNPTDKAAACMEQLGLDVYDSEGNMRSLNDILGDLNTSMDGMTAAEKSNIIGQIFNKTDLSSVNALLANTGSTWDDLQQSIIDSGGAAQQMADTQLDNLQGQITILKSALEGLAISFGELLLPAIKMIVGWVQKFVDWLNGMDEGTKKVVTTIALLAAALGPMLIVIGKVVSAVGTIMTIVPKVAGVINTVKTAFAALNTTMLANPIFLIIAAITALVAAFIYLWNTNEDFRQFWINLWENVKEVAIAVWEAIKNFFTAAWEAISSTAQAVWNGIKDFFSGLWEGIKTIFSTVVEVIKTIITTYFNIYKTIITTVLNAIKTVFTTIWNGIKTVVTTVVTAIQTFITTAWNAIKNTVTTVLNAIKTVITTVWNAIKSAVTSVVNGIKSTITSVWNGIKSTVSSVVNSIKNTVTTVFNNIWSGIKGTMGKIVSSIKEGFNNAISFITSLPSKALQWGKDMIMGIVNGIKSCIGAVGDAVSSVANKIKSFLHFSVPDEGPLTDYESWMPDFMKGLAKGIEDSKGMVAKAMDGVAADMVLNPSAAIQMQGGGSVSGDSVNELLSGLREMFSGLQGMAGGGTICIPVYVGGTLLDEVVVDAQTRQNLRSGGR